Genomic window (Stenotrophomonas maltophilia):
GCATCCAGGTGCGCGTGCACGCGTGCCGGCACGCCACCGGCACTGTGCGAGGCGGCCATGCCGATGTCATCGGAGAACACCACGCCGCGGAAGCCGAGCTCGCCGCGCAGAATGTCCTGGATCCAGCGCGGCGAATAGCCGGCCGGTTCAGGCGCAATCTGCGGGTAGATCACGTGCGCCATCATCACCGCGTCGGCACCGGCGGCGATGCCTGCCTGGAACGGCACCAGGTCCTGCGTGCGCAGCTCGTCCAGCGCGCGCGGATCGATCGCGGTATCCACATGGGTGTCTTCCAGCACCGTGCCGTGGCCGGGGAAATGCTTGAGCGTGGCGGCCATGCCGACCGCATGCATGCCCCGCACATAGGCGGCAGTGAACGCAGCCACCACCTGCGGATCTTCGCTGAAGGCGCGGTTGCCGATAGCGCGGTTGCCACGGCCCAGGTCGACCACCGGGGCGAAGCTGAGGTCCAGGCCGCTGGCGCGCACTTCGCTGGCCATCAGCCAGGCGTGTTGCTCGGCCAGGGCCATGGCCTGCTGCGGATCGGTGGCGTACAGCGCGCCAATGTCCTGCAGCGGCGGCAGCTCGCTGTAGCCTTCGCGGAAACGCTGCACTCGGCCGCCTTCCTGGTCCACGCAGATCAGCTGCGGGCGCGGCGCGGCAGCGCGGATCGCCGCGCTCAGATCGGTCACCTGCTGGCGCGAGGCGAAGTTGCGCTTGAACAGCACCACCCCGGCCACGGCATCGTGCTGCAGCCAGTCACGTTCCTGGGCGGTCAGTTCAGTGCCGGCAACGCCGATCAGCAGCATGGTCGATCTCCACAACACGCGCCCGCATGGCGCAGTGCCGCATTGTCGCAGAACCGGCCGACAGGCGCAGTGGTCAAGGCAAAAGGGAAGCGCGGGGTCAGAGCCTCTGCGGGGATCTGACCCCGGGGTCGGATCCCCGCAAGGGCTCTGACCCCGATCTGCTCAGACCTTGCAGCCATCCGGGCCGCAGGCCTCGTCTCCGTCAGCCGAAGCTGCCGGGGCGCCCTGTTCGGCCGCGATCTGTCGCAGGACGTTGGCGAAGGCCTCTGGGGGCTGGGCCCCGGAAATGGCCCACTTTCCATCGATGACGAAGGTCGGCACCGAGGAAATGCCCAGCGCATGTGCCTGCGCCAGCTTGGCCTCGACCTCGGCCAGGCCGCGGTCGGAGGCCAGCATCTGCGCGATTTCACCCGCGTCGAGGCCGCCTGCCACACCGGCCTTGATCAGCACCGAGGGGTCCGCCAGGTTCTGGCCATGCTCGAAGTGGGCGCGGAACAGCGCTTCGCCGACCGCATCCTGCACGCCGTGCTGGCCGGCCAGCCACAGCACCCGGTGCGCCGGCAGCGTGGTCACCCGCACCTGGCCCTGGCCGAAGTCCATCGGCAAGCCTTCTGCACGCGCAGTGGTCTGGGTCTGGCCGAGAATCTGCTCGGTGCGCTCGACGCCGCCGAACTTGCGCACGTAGGCCTCGCGCAGCGGCACCGGGGTGGCGTCCGCGTCCGGATCCAGCTGGAATGGCTGCCAATGGATGTCGAGTTCAGGCGCGTCCGCGCCCAGCAACTGCACACCCTGCTGGAAACGATGCTTGCCAATCCAGCACCAGGGGCAGACCACGTCGGAGTAGATGTCGATTCTCATCCCCCCGACATGGGGGCCGCCCCCCTCGATAAAAGGGGACGGAGGGGATTAAGTCGTTTTCAGCACAGGTGGGGTAAAGACGACTTAATCCCCTCCGTCCCCTTTTTGGCGGCTTCACCACTCTGAATACGGGTGACTGGCCAAGGCAACGTTGTAGTAGCGGGCATCATCGGTGACTTCAGCGCCCACCCAGTCCGGCAGGTCGATGACCTGGTCGGCACTGTCCAGCTCGACCTCGGCCACGACCAGGCCGGCGTTGTCGCCGAGGAACTCGTCCACTTCCCAGGTCAGGCCGGCGTGTTCGACCAGATGGCGGCGCTTGTCGATCAGGCCACCCACGCACAACGCCAGCAGCGCGCGCGCGTCCTCCACGGGAATCGGATAATCGAACTCCTGCCGGGTGTGGCCGATGGTGCGCGACTTCAGGTTCAGCGCGGCGTGGTCGCCCTCGATGCGCACGCGCACCGAGGCGTTCTGGGTGCCGCGGTCGAGCGCGCCCATATCGTTGATATAGCCCTGCGCCATCGGAATCACCCGATGCGCGGCGGTGCGCCAGCGATCACTGCTGACGAGGAATTTGCGTTCGATTTCGATGCCCATCGCGCCATTATGCGCGATGGGCATGACAGCCGATCAGCGCTTCTCGAACACCGCGATGCTTTCCACGTGTGCGGTGTGCGGGAACATGTCCATGGCACCGGCGCTGACCAGGGTGAAGCCCTGTTCGTTGACCAGATAGCCGGCATCGCGGGCCAGCGAACCCGGGTGGCAGCTGACATAGACGATGCGCTTGAACTGCTTCAGCGGCAGCTGCTGCAGCACTTCGATCGCGCCCGAGCGCGGCGGGTCCAGCAGCAGCTTGTCGAAGCCCTGGCGCATCCACGGGGTGCTGCGCTGGTCCTGGGTCAGGTCGGCGCTGAAGAACTGCGCGTTGGCCAGGCCATTGCGCTCGGCATTCTCACGGGCACGCGCGACGAGGCCGGCATCACCTTCCACACCGACCACTTCGCGCACGCGGCGCGCCAGCGGCAAGGTGAAGTTGCCCAGGCCGCAGAACAGGTCCAGCACGCGCTCGTCCTCACCCGGTTCCAGCAGGTCCAGGGCGTGGGCGATCATCTTCTCGTTGAGCTTGGCATTGACCTGGATGAAGTCCAGCGGGCGGAACGCCAGTTCGACATCCCACGGCGCCAGACGGAACGACAGCGGTACGCCCTGCCCGTCCAGCGGCTGCACGGTGTCCACGCCACCGGACTGCAGGTAGATCACGAAGCCATGCTGCTGGCCGAAGGCGGCCCAGGCCGCACGATCAGCGTCGCTGAGCGGCTGCAGGTGGCGCACGGTCAGGACCACGGCCTGGTCACCGGCGATGAATTCGATCTGCGGGATGTCGCGCTTGCCATCGAGCGACTCGATGAAAGTCGACAACGCCTCGACCTTGGTGCCGATTTCCGGAATCACGGTCAGGCACTGGCTGAGATCGGCCACGAATCGCGGGTCCTGTTCACGGAAACCGACCAGGGTCTTGTCCTTCTTCTCGACCCGGCGCACCGAGAAGCGGCCCTTGCGCCGGTAGCCCCAGCTCTCGCCGACCAGCGGCGCCAGCACGGTTCCCGGCTTCACGTGGCCGATGCGCTCCAGGTTGTCCATCAGCACGCGCTGCTTGGCGACGATCTGCTGGTCTTCGTCCAGGTGCTGCAGCACGCAGCCGGCGCAGGTGCCGAAGTGCGGGCACTTCGGGGTGACGCGCTGCGGCGAGGCCTGCAGCACTTCCACCGTACGCGCTTCGTCGAAATGGCGGCTGCGGGCGGTCTGTTCGGCCATGACCACCTCGCCCGGCAGGGCGCCGCTGACGAAGGTGACCTTGCCGCCCTCGCCTTCACGGCGGGCGACACCGCGACCATCATGGCTGAGGTCGAGGATCTCGGTCTGGAACGGGGTACGGTCGATGCGGGAGCGGGATCGGGCCACGTGGCAACAGGCTGCGGGCAAAAATGGGGGCGTATTGTCGCAGATCCTGACCGGCAGGGTCCGGACCCGCTTGCGCCCGCCGCCGCTGTGCTTGATGATTGCAACAGCTGACATGGAGGCAGCCCTGATGCAGATGACCCCGCGGGCCAGCCGGCCCCGCTTCCTGCTTGTCGAGGACGACATCATCAGCCGCGGTTTTTTCAAAGCGGCGTTGGAAACGTTACCGGCGGACGTGGACACCGCAGATTCACTGGCCAGTGCGCTGGCGAGCGCCGAACCCGGCGCGCATGACCTGTGGCTGATCGACGTCAACCTGCCTGACGGCAACGGCGCGCAGCTGCTGCGCGAACTACGCCGTTCACACCCCGATACCCCGGCGTTGGCGCATACCGCCGACGGCGATACCTCGATCCATGCGCGCCTGCGCGAGGCCGGCTTCAGCGACACCCTGGTCAAACCCCTCGGCCGCGACCAGCTGCTGAAAGCGGTGCGCCGCGCACTGGTCAACAGCCCGGCCGGGATTGTCATGGCCCAGGCGCCGGCCGCGGTCGAGCTGCAGGTACAGGACTGGGACGAGACTGCGGCACTGGCCGCGCTCAATGGCCAGCGCAACCACCTGATCGCCCTGCGCGAGCTGTTCCTGGCCGAGCTGCCGGGCGTACGTGACGCGGTCGAGCAGGCGGTGGACCAGCATGACGAGCGCCAGCTGCGCAGCCAGTTGCATCGGCTGCAGGCGAGCTGTGGCTTCGTGGGCGCGGCACGCTTGGCCCGTGCGGTGCGCCAGTTGCATCATACGCCCGAGTCCGGGCAGGCCCAGGCGGGATTCCGCGACGCGGTAGCTGCCCTGCTGCATTGAGGGTTGTTCGGCAGGGCTGCGCCCTGCACCCGCCGAAGCTTCAAGCCAGGGCAACGGCAACAGCAAAAACTGGAATTCCGTGGGCTGGTGGGGCGGTGTCGGAGTGCGGGGACGCCGCAAGTACGTCCTTGTAGGCTTGGCAGCCGCATCCATGCGGCTGACACCCCGCACTCCGACACCGCCCCACCTCTGACAGATTTCCGCGATCGGGTAGTTCCACGCCATGCGCGGATGAATCTCTGTCAGATATCGAAATTCAAACTGGGGTCGGATCCTGAGGTATCCCCACGTTTTCATGGCAGCAACGTCATTTGGTCCAAGGCCTTCCCTGGGGGCGAGCGCAGAAGATCAAGCCACCGTGCCGGTGGTCCTAGGGGCCAGCCTCTGACTAGTGCCTCGCGCCCAACGCGTGGGGTGGAATAGCGTTTGCGGGTGCTTTTGCTGGGCCAAAGCCAGTGGGCGATGTCTGCCGCTTCACACACCAAGCCGGCCAGCCAGCTGACGAAGGTGGCCAGCGTGCTGATCAGGAGCAGGATCTGCAGCCTGGGCCCTTGCCGGGTCAGACTGTCTTCCAGGGCATGCCCGTAGCGGTGTGATTTGAGATCTCGAAAGGCCAGTTCGATCTGCATCCGGCGGGCATAGAGGTTAACCAACTGTCGGGCGCTGGCCTGACTCAATTCGGGCGCGGCCACGATAAGCCAAGGCTCTCGCTCACGAGCGGCAGCCTTCAGGCTCACCGCCGAACGAGAGGCCTGCTGTGGAGTACGGCGGGTGGATTTTTTGCGGCCCTTACGCGTTTTGGAACACAGCACCACGCGGCAGGCCAGCGGCGAGCTGCGGTTGACCAGCGCTGGCGGGAGCTCGCGTGGCACGGTCCTGGCTCTGGCGTGCAGGGTGCGGCTGTCATGCCAGTGTTCCGGGTAGTTGGGGGCCTCCTGAAGTTTGATGCGCGTTGCTCCACGCAGACGCCCCACCCAGTGCCAGCCCAGCGCAGAAACCGCGCGAAACCAAGGGGTCCGGAACCCAGCATCGGTCACCAGAATCGGAGTTACCCCTTCTGGAATGAGCTTGCGCAATTGCTGCAGAAAATGCCTCTCGGCCTCGGCGGAGCCTTGTTCTTTCCCGCGAACAATCATGTCCAGCAGCGTCAGCGTGCGGCCGCCCACGGGAACCGCCGCGCGAAGCAAGCACCAGCTTTTGTCCGGCTTCAAGTCAGACCAATCGATGAGGATGACCGGCTGTGGGCCACGTAGCAGCCAGCGAGCCATGTCGGCCTCAATGGCACCGCGTTCGCCATGTAGATGCCGATTTCCCAACAGGCGATCAAACGCCTTGAGGGGAGCTCGTACACGCTCGGCCCCAGGCCACGCTCGAGCGATATCGGTCAAGGTCAACCGTCGCCCAACGATCAGCGCTTGCACCGCGCTGAGAAGGGCCCGCATGCGCAGGACATGCATGGCCGATAGTGAGTTGGGCAAGCACTTCTGCAATACTTGGCTGGCGCGCATGACCGCATTCTTCTTTTGGTTTAGTCACCTTGAAGGCTGCGGCATGCGCGCACTTGTTTCCAGAGCCTGATACGTAAGCCATTGCTCTGTCTGAGGAAAACGTGGGGATACCTCAGGGTCGGATCCGTTTTCCGAAGGAAAACGGATCCGACCCCATGCCATTCCGACAGATCGCGGAAAACTGTCGAAGGCGGGGTGGGTTCGGTTGCGGGAGTGTCCGCGGCATGGATGCCGCGGCCAAGCCCCCAAAGGTGAAGTGACCCCCGAGACTTGGACGGTTTCAGGCGGCCGATTGGGCCTGCTCCCGGTACTGTACCGGGCTCAGGCCTTTCAGTTTCAGTTTGATGCGCTCTTCGTTGTAGTACTGGATGTATTCCACCAGCCCGGCCTCCAGACTCTCGATGCTGTCAAAGCTGTTCAGGTAAAAGAACTCCGACTTCAGCGTCCCAAAGAAGCTCTCCATCGCTGCATTGTCCAGGCAGTTGCCACGCCGGGACATGCTTTGTTTCAAAGAGTGCTTTTCCAGCATGTGCCGGTAGTTTTCATGCTGGTACTGCCAGCCCTGGTCGGAGTGGATCATGGGGCGCTCATCCGGCGAAAGCTTCTTGATGGCCTCCTCCAGCATCTGACCTACCAGATCGAACACGGGCTGGCGCTTGATCTGATAAGCCACGATTTCGCCGTTGTAGAGGTCCATGATCGGCGACAGATACAGCTTCATGCCTTGTACCTTGAACTCGGTCACGTCGGTCACCCACTTCTGGTTGGGGCGCTCGGCGTGGAATTGGCGATTGAGGTCATTGCCAACCACAACATTGGCGGCCCCCTTGAAGGACCGGTAGCGCTTCACGCGTACCCGTGATTTCAGGCCCATCTTCCCCATCAGGCGCTGTACCCGCTTGTGATTGGTCCGATGGCCCTGGTTGGCCAATTCCAGCGTCACCGTGCGATAGCCATAACGCCCTTGGCTTTGATCGTAGATTGCACGGATGCGCTCGCACAGGGCTGCCTCATCCTGATCCGGATGGGCCAGGACATGGTTCTGGTAATAGAACGTACTGCGTGACAGCTCTGCCGCTTCGAGCAGAAGCGACAACGTATGAACCTGCCTCAATCCTTGGATGGCTTGCGCTTTGCGTCCTGCGCCGCCTGCTCTTCCCGGATCAAGGCATCGAGTTTTTTTAGGTAGTCGGTCTCCGCACGCAGATAGGCGACTTCCTTGAGCAGCTCATCGCGGCTCATTTCCTCAGGTGGCTTGGACGAACGGGTCTTTTTCATCGGCTTTCGGGGCAGCGGCGGAGGCGGTGCCAACGCTTGGGCACCGCCTTGAGCATACAGGCGCCGCCATCGCCCCACCGCGCCGGCATCGCCAATCTGGAAGTAGGTGGTGGCCTCCCGCCCGGACAGGCCGTCCCGGCTCATCTTCTCCAGGACCGCCAGCTTGAAGGCGAGGTCATAGGACCGGGGCTGGCGGCGAAACCCACGCCAACCGTGCAGCCGATAGGTCGCTACCCAGCGCCTGACCGTGGAGAACTCCAGACCGTGGCGACGGGCAATGGCTTTGACCGATGTGGAGGTCTTGCAGGCCTCTTTGGCGACCTGCAGTTTGAAACGCGCGTCGTATTTGTTCATGTATCCCTCGGGGTTGGATCTGGCGTCCAACTCCCGGGGGTCACTTCAAGGACGGGTTTACGGCGTCTCCCGCAACCGGACCCACCCCGCCTACCCACGGATAGCCAGCTTTTGCAGTTGACGTTGATTCGGCAGGTGCAGGGCTGCAAGCCCTGCCGAACACCCCTCAACGCCGGGGCGCGAGCTGCTCGATCATTTCCCAGGATTTCAGGCCGCGTGGCCCGAGGTGATGGGCCAGCACCCGCCGCATCGGCAGCCGCAGGCTGGCCAGGTCGGCCGCATCGGGCTCTTCGTCCGCTGCCAGCGCCAGCAGCGCTGAGCCAGTGGCTGCCGCACGGCGTTCCCCACCACGCTCGCTCAGCAGCCGCTGCGCGCCTTCCTGCGGATCCAGTTCGTAGCGCGCGGCCGGGTCGATCGGCTGGCCGTCGCTGGCGCTGTCCAGCTCGAAGCCCAGGCCCAGCGCGGACAGCAGCTCGCGTTCGAAGCGACGCAGGGTCCAGGCCAGACCGGCGCCCACGGCCAGCCGCGCACGTGCCTCGCCGTAGGCCAGGTACAACTCCGGCAGCGGGTCCTGGCGCGGGGCCAGGCGCAGGGTCAGTTCACTCAGGTAGAAGCCAGCCAGCATCGCCTGGCCGACCAGGCGTGGCGCGGCATCAAGCGACTCGGCACCCCGCAGCTGGGCCAGTTCGCCCCGCTGCAGGGCACTGAAGCGGATCCACTGCAGCGGCTGCAGGGCCGCGCGCAGCACCTGGCCCTTGGCAGTGGACACGCCACGCGCGAGCAGGCCAATGCGGCCATGCTGCGCGCTCAACACTTCGACCAGCAGGCTGGTCTCGCGATAGGCCCGTGCATGCAGCACGAAGCCGGTGTCGTCCTCGATCAGCATCGAAGCGACCGTCGCGGCTTATTCGTAGCCGAAGGCCTTCAGCGCGGCCTCGTCGTCGGACCAGCCTTCACGCACGCGCACCCAGGTCTCCAGGAACACCTTGGCCCCGAACAGACGCTCCATCTGCAGGCGGGACTTGGCCCCGATCTCCTTCAGGCGGGTACCACCCTTGCCGATCACGATGGCCTTCTGGCCCTCGCGCTCGACCCAGATCACCGCACCAATGCGCAGCAGGTTGCCATCTTCAGTGAAGCGCTCGATTTCCACGGTGGTCGCGTACGGCAGCTCTTCGCCCAACTGGCGCATCAGCTGCTCACGCACCAGCTCGCCGGCCAGGAAACGCTGGCTGCGGTCGGTGATCTCGTCTTCGCCGAACATTGGCGGCGCTTCCGGCAACAGCGCCAGTACGTCGCGTACCAGTGCTTCCAGGCCGTTGCGCTTCTGCGCCGAGATCGGGTGCACGGACGAGAAATCGCGGCCGGCCGTGACTTCCTGCAGGAACGGCAGCAGCGCGCCCTTGTCCTTCAGCCGGTCGATCTTGTTGACCACCAGCACCACCGGGATACCGGCGTCGCGCAGCACGTTGAAGGCCAGGCTGTCCTCTTCGTCCCAGCGCCCGGCTTCAATCACCAGCAGGCCGGCGTCGACACCTTCCAGCGAACCGCGCGCGGCCCGGTTCATCACCCGGTTCATCGCCCGCTTCTGCACCTTGTGCAGGCCGGGGGTGTCGACCAGCACCAACTGGCCTTCCGGATACGTGGCGATGCCCAGCAGGCGATGGCGCGTGGTCTGCGGGCGGTTGGAAACGATGCTGACCTTGGCGCCGACCAGGGCATTGGTCAGGGTCGACTTGCCCACGTTCGGGCGGCCGATGACGGCCACGCTGCCGCAATGATGGGGAGTTTGTTCGCTCACTTGGAATCCAGTTGTTCTAGGACGGCCGCAGCCGCCTGTTGTTCGGCAAGCCGCCGCGAGGCGCCTTCGCCCTCGGTGCTGGCGGCCGGGTCGGCTACGATGCAGCGTACCCGGAAGTGCTTGGCATGGTCGTCACCGGATTCTGACACCAGTTCATACTGCGGCAACGCCTTCTGTCGGGCCTGCAGCCATTCCTGCAGGCGGGTCTTGGGGTCCTTCTCGGGCCGGCCGGAGGCCGGCAGTGCCTCGATCGAAGCGCTGAACCAGGGCAGCACCACCGCCCGGCAGGCCTCGAAGCCGGCGTCCAGGTAGATCGCGGCCACCACGGCTTCCACCGCGTCGGCCAGGATCGAGTCGCGACGATGACCACCGGACTTCATTTCGCCCGGGCCCAGGGTCAGCCGCTCGCCCAGTTCCAGGGTGCGCCCGATCACCGCCAGCGCGCCTTCACGCACCAGTTCGGCGCGGGCACGGGTCATCGCCCCTTCGTCAGCCTTGGGCCAGCGTCGGTACAACGCCTCGGCCGCCATCATGTTGACGATGCTGTCGCCGAGGAACTCCAAGCGCTCGTTATGCGGCGCACCGGCACTGCGATGCGTCAGCGCCTGCTTGAGCAGGGCCGGATCGCGGAAGGGATGACCGATCAGGTCGCCACGTTGGATGAATTTACTGGGCACCGCTTCGTGTCAGGTCCTGGGAAGAATCGAATTTGCCAACCACATCGAGGTTGCCGATCAGCGGGCGACGCACTTCGTAGTTGACCTTGAGGGTCCAGCCATTGTCGCGACGATCGAACTTCACGTTGGCCGGCTTCACATTGTCCGAGTAGTTGATGTACAGGCGCTTGAAGAACAGGTCCTGGATCCGCGACGGCTCCATGCTCCCCACGCCCGGCTCGTTGGCCAGGCTCTTCATCGCCGAGCGCACGGCGTAGTACTCCTGGTACATCGGGAACAGCTTCATGCCGATGTAGAGGAAGAAACCGACCACGATCAGGACCGTCAGGAACGACGTCAGGGTCATGCCACGCTGCGTGTTCATCGTCTTCATTGCGTTCTCCCCAGATACGCGTTGGATGTGAAAATACTCAGTTGATGCCCGATCAGTTGATGCTCGAGCCGATCCGCGACGGCTCGAAGCCATCCTTGCAGAACCAGCCCTGGCAGTTCAGCCAGATCAGGAAGGCCTTGCCGCGCAGGTTCTCTTCCGGCAGCAGGCCCCAGAAACGGCCATCGTCGCTGTTGTCACGGTTGTCGCCCATCACCAGGTACTTGCCGGCCGGCACGGTCCACTGGCCCTGGCCACGCGGGTAGTCGGTCTCCAGCACTGTGTGGGTACGGCCCGGCAGGTGCTCGACCAGCAGGTTGGCGCCCTCGCCCTGGCCCTTGTGGCCGGCGTAGATGCCCTTGTTGTCGTACTTCAGCGGTTCGCCATTGAGGATCACGCCGTCGCCTTCGAAGACCACGGTGTCACCCGGCACGCCGATCACGCGCTTGATGAAGTTCTCGCCCTTGGCCGGGTCGTTGTCGCTGTGGCCGGGGAAGTGGAACACCACCACATCACCACGCGACGGCTCGCCGAACGGCACGATCTTGGTGTTGCTGATCGGCAGGCGCAGGCCGTAGGAGAACTTGTTGACCAGGATGAAATCGCCGATCAGCAGGTTCGGCATCATCGAGCTGGACGGAATCTTGTACGGCTCGGCGATGAAACTGCGCACGATCAGTACGATCGCCAGCACCGGGAAGAACGCACGCGAGTAATCCACCAGCACCGGCTCGGAATCGAGCAGGCCCGCGCGCTGGGCGCGACGCTTGGCGAGGTACAGCTTGTCCGCGAGCAGGATCAGGCCCGAGGCCAGGGTCAGCACGACCAGGAGGATCTCAAACAGTTTCATTCAGGGTCCTTTGCAACGTCACCAGACGACCGGCCCCGCAGGGCCGGTGCGGGCTTACTTGTTGTCCATCTGCAGCACGGCCAGGAACGCTTCCTGCGGGATCTCCACGCGGCCGACCTGCTTCATGCGCTTCTTGCCTTCCTTCTGCTTTTCCAGAAGCTTCTTCTTGCGCGAAACGTCGCCACCATAGCACTTGGCCAGCACGTTCTTGCGCATGGCCTTGACCGTGGTGCGGGCGATGATCTGCGAGCCGACGGCGGCCTGGATGGCCACGTCGAACATCTGGCGCGGGATCAGGTCCTTCATCTTCTCGCACAGCTCGCGGCCGCGACGGTCGGCATGGCTGCGGTGCACGATCAGCGACAGCGCATCGACCTTGTCGCCGTTGATCAGCACGTCCACGCGCACGAACGGACCCGCGTCGAAGCGCACGAAGTGGTAGTCCAGCGAGGCATAGCCACGGCTGACCGACTTCAGCTTGTCGAAGAAGTCCAGCACCACCTCGGCCATCGGCAGCTCGTAGCTGATCTGCACCTGGCTGCCCAGGTAGTTGATGCCGATCTGGCTGCCGCGCTTTTCTTCGCACAGCTTGATGATGTTGCCGATGTACTCCTCGGGGGTGAGCACGTTGGCACGGATGATCGGCTCGCGGATCTCCTCGACCTGGTTCACCGGCGGCAGCTTGGCCGGGTTGTCCATGTTGATGATCGAGCCATCGGTCTTCAGGACTTCATACACCACCGTCGGCGCGGTGCTGATCAGGTCCAGGTTGTATTCGCGCTCCAGGCGCTCCTGCACGATTTCCATGTGCAGCATGCCGAGGAAACCGCAGCGGAAGCCGAAGCCCATCGCCTCGGAGCTTTCCGGCTCGAAGCGCAGCGCGGCATCGTTCAGGCGCAGCTTGTCCAGCGCTTCGCGCAGGTCCGGATAGTCCTCGGCATCGACCGGGAACAGGCCGGCGAACACGCGCGGCTGCATTTCCTGGAAGCCCGGCAGCGGCTTCGGTGCCGGGTCGCCGGCCAGGGTCAGGGTGTCGCCGACCGGCGCACCGTGCACGTCCTTGATGCTGGCGGTGACCCAGCCCACTTCACCTGCACGCAGCGCCGGCAGCACCTTGCGCTTCGGGGTGAACACGCCGACGTTGTCGACCTGGTGGTTGCGGCCGGTGGACATCACCTGCAGCTTGTCACCGGCCTTGATCTCGCCCTGCATCACGCGCACCAGCGAGACCACGCCCAGGTAGTTGTCGAACCAGGAGTCGATGATCAGCGCCTGCAGCTTGTCGGTGTCGCGCGGCTTCGGTGGCGGGATGCGATGCACGATCGCTTCCAGCACGTCCTGCACGTTCAGGCCGGTCTTGGCACTGACCGGCACGGCGTCGGAGGCGTCGATGCCGATCACGGCCTCGATCTCGGCCTTGGCGCGCTCGATGTCGGCGGTGGGCAGGTCGATCTTGTTGATCACCGGCACCACTTCCAGGCCCTGTTCCACGGCGGTGTAGCAGTTGGCCACCGACTGCGCTTCCACGCCCTGGGCCGCATCGACCACCAGCAGCGCGCCTTCGCAGGCGGCCAGCGAGCGGCTGACTTCATAGGAGAAGTCGACGTGGCCGGGGGTGTCGATGAAGTTCAGGTGGTAGGTCTGCCCGTCCTTGGCCAGGTACGGCAGCGACACCGACTGCGCCTTGATCGTGATGCCACGCTCGCGCTCGATCGGGTTGGAGTCGAGCACCTGCGCTTCCATCTCGCGGGCCTGCAGGCCACCACAGAGCTGGATGATGCGGTCGGCCAGCGTGGACTTGCCGTGGTCGACATGGGCGATGATGGAGAAGTTGCGGATGTTCCGCATCGAATCAGAAGACATAGGTGGCGGCGGCGCGCGGCGTCGTCAGGGTAACGGTCGATTATCGCACGCCCGGCGCCCCGCCGCGAAAACGGCCTGATCGGCCCGGGTCCGGAATGGCCGAAGCCCCGCCGGGGCGGGGCTTCGGGGGGATCGACGGGGCCACCGGAACGGCTTGGGCAGGCCTTACTGGCCGGCCTTCACCGCCACGAACGCGCTGTTGCCATTGCCGGTACGCACCAGCAGCATCACTACGTCGTCCTTCTTGTAGCTGGACAGCGCGCGGTTCAGGCCATCCACGCTGCCGACCGGAGTGCGGCCGACCTGCAGGATCACCATGCCCGGAGACAGGCCGGCATCACGCGCCGCCTGGCCCTTGACCCCGGTGATGCGCACGCCCTCGTTGCCGTCCAGGCCGAACTGCTTGCGCTGCGGTGCGGTCAGGTCGCTGACGTCCAGGCCCAGCAGGGCATTGGCGCCGGCCTGCGGCGCCGCATCGGGCTTGGCCGTAGCCGCCGCAC
Coding sequences:
- the nagZ gene encoding beta-N-acetylhexosaminidase; this encodes MLLIGVAGTELTAQERDWLQHDAVAGVVLFKRNFASRQQVTDLSAAIRAAAPRPQLICVDQEGGRVQRFREGYSELPPLQDIGALYATDPQQAMALAEQHAWLMASEVRASGLDLSFAPVVDLGRGNRAIGNRAFSEDPQVVAAFTAAYVRGMHAVGMAATLKHFPGHGTVLEDTHVDTAIDPRALDELRTQDLVPFQAGIAAGADAVMMAHVIYPQIAPEPAGYSPRWIQDILRGELGFRGVVFSDDIGMAASHSAGGVPARVHAHLDAGCDVVLVCHPELVDEALHAVQGRSLNTAALLGLLGRGALGWDGLLADARHGDTQSRLLETLGRTV
- a CDS encoding DsbA family oxidoreductase, which gives rise to MRIDIYSDVVCPWCWIGKHRFQQGVQLLGADAPELDIHWQPFQLDPDADATPVPLREAYVRKFGGVERTEQILGQTQTTARAEGLPMDFGQGQVRVTTLPAHRVLWLAGQHGVQDAVGEALFRAHFEHGQNLADPSVLIKAGVAGGLDAGEIAQMLASDRGLAEVEAKLAQAHALGISSVPTFVIDGKWAISGAQPPEAFANVLRQIAAEQGAPAASADGDEACGPDGCKV
- a CDS encoding CYTH domain-containing protein; translated protein: MGIEIERKFLVSSDRWRTAAHRVIPMAQGYINDMGALDRGTQNASVRVRIEGDHAALNLKSRTIGHTRQEFDYPIPVEDARALLALCVGGLIDKRRHLVEHAGLTWEVDEFLGDNAGLVVAEVELDSADQVIDLPDWVGAEVTDDARYYNVALASHPYSEW
- the rlmD gene encoding 23S rRNA (uracil(1939)-C(5))-methyltransferase RlmD produces the protein MARSRSRIDRTPFQTEILDLSHDGRGVARREGEGGKVTFVSGALPGEVVMAEQTARSRHFDEARTVEVLQASPQRVTPKCPHFGTCAGCVLQHLDEDQQIVAKQRVLMDNLERIGHVKPGTVLAPLVGESWGYRRKGRFSVRRVEKKDKTLVGFREQDPRFVADLSQCLTVIPEIGTKVEALSTFIESLDGKRDIPQIEFIAGDQAVVLTVRHLQPLSDADRAAWAAFGQQHGFVIYLQSGGVDTVQPLDGQGVPLSFRLAPWDVELAFRPLDFIQVNAKLNEKMIAHALDLLEPGEDERVLDLFCGLGNFTLPLARRVREVVGVEGDAGLVARARENAERNGLANAQFFSADLTQDQRSTPWMRQGFDKLLLDPPRSGAIEVLQQLPLKQFKRIVYVSCHPGSLARDAGYLVNEQGFTLVSAGAMDMFPHTAHVESIAVFEKR
- a CDS encoding Hpt domain-containing response regulator — protein: MQMTPRASRPRFLLVEDDIISRGFFKAALETLPADVDTADSLASALASAEPGAHDLWLIDVNLPDGNGAQLLRELRRSHPDTPALAHTADGDTSIHARLREAGFSDTLVKPLGRDQLLKAVRRALVNSPAGIVMAQAPAAVELQVQDWDETAALAALNGQRNHLIALRELFLAELPGVRDAVEQAVDQHDERQLRSQLHRLQASCGFVGAARLARAVRQLHHTPESGQAQAGFRDAVAALLH
- a CDS encoding IS4 family transposase, with the translated sequence MRASQVLQKCLPNSLSAMHVLRMRALLSAVQALIVGRRLTLTDIARAWPGAERVRAPLKAFDRLLGNRHLHGERGAIEADMARWLLRGPQPVILIDWSDLKPDKSWCLLRAAVPVGGRTLTLLDMIVRGKEQGSAEAERHFLQQLRKLIPEGVTPILVTDAGFRTPWFRAVSALGWHWVGRLRGATRIKLQEAPNYPEHWHDSRTLHARARTVPRELPPALVNRSSPLACRVVLCSKTRKGRKKSTRRTPQQASRSAVSLKAAAREREPWLIVAAPELSQASARQLVNLYARRMQIELAFRDLKSHRYGHALEDSLTRQGPRLQILLLISTLATFVSWLAGLVCEAADIAHWLWPSKSTRKRYSTPRVGREALVRGWPLGPPARWLDLLRSPPGKALDQMTLLP